The following are encoded in a window of Primulina eburnea isolate SZY01 chromosome 4, ASM2296580v1, whole genome shotgun sequence genomic DNA:
- the LOC140830613 gene encoding ribulose-1,5 bisphosphate carboxylase/oxygenase large subunit N-methyltransferase, chloroplastic-like, translating into MNTLLFLTPPASSSIVKTSRETHLTFLKTKPIFQKFNRKRPVFVNSVLSTETDTKIPPAVKIFWQWLKDEGVVSAKTPVKPGVVPEGLGLVATRDISRNEVVLEIPKRFWINEDAVATSAIGSVCSGLKPWIAVALFLLREKYIGEDSKWKFYIDVLPEYTNSTIYWSEEELLEIQGTQLLNTTLGVKEYVQNEFHKLTKEVILTNKQLFPFPMTLDDFFWAFGMLRSRAFSRLRNQNLVVIPFADLINHNARVTTEDHASEVRGPAGLFSWDYLFALRSPLALKAGEQVFIQYDLNKSNADMALDYGFCDSISSRDAFTLTLGISETDDFYADKLDIAEINDLGETAYFDIKYGQPLPTAMLPYLRLVALGGTDAFLLESIFRNSIWGFLELPVSRANEELICQTVCRACESALSGYHTTIEEDEKLKEGGTLSPRLQTAVGVRLGEKRVLQQIYDVFKERELELDALEYYQERRLKDLGLVGEQGDIIFWEPK; encoded by the exons ATGAATACTCTCCTTTTTCTCACCCCGCCAGCATCCTCTTCCATAGTCAAAACTTCAAGGGAAACCCACCTCACTTTCTTGAAAACGAAGcccatttttcaaaaattcaaccGGAAAAGACCAGTCTTTGTAAACTCGGTTCTCTCCACGGAAACCGACACCAAAATCCCGCCAGCAGTGAAAATTTTCTGGCAATGGTTGAAAGATGAAGGGGTTGTTTCAGCAAAGACTCCGGTTAAGCCAGGCGTTGTGCCTGAAGGGCTGGGACTTGTCGCAACAAGGGATATTTCCAGAAACGAGGTTGTTTTGGAGATTCCCAAGAGGTTTTGGATTAATGAAGATGCTGTGGCGACTTCTGCGATTGGGAGTGTGTGCTCTGGATTGAAGCCTTGGATTGCTGTGGCTTTGTTCTTGCTGAGGGAGAAGTATATAGGGGAGGATTCAAAGTGGAAATTTTATATTGATGTTCTTCCAGAGTACACTAATTCTACTATATATTG GTCAGAAGAGGAACTTCTCGAAATTCAAG GAACTCAGCTGTTGAATACTACTTTAGGTGTCAAAGAGTATGTTCAGAATGAATTCCATAAATTGACAAAAGAAGTCATTCTTACAAACAAGCAGCTTTTTCCATTTCCCATGACATTGGATGATTTCTTTTGGGCATTTGGAATGCTCAGATCGAGGGCATTTTCACGTCTTCGTAATCAAAATCTTGTAGTAATCCCCTTTGCGGACCTG ATCAACCACAATGCTAGAGTTACTACAGAAGATCATGCCTCGGAGGTTAGAGGACCTGCAGGCCTTTTCTCCTGGGATTACCTGTTTGCGTTGAGGAGTCCGTTAGCACTCAAGGCTGGTGAGCAG GTTTTTATCCAATATGATCTGAATAAGAGTAATGCTGATATGGCTCTGGACTATGGGTTTTGTGACTCAATCTCAAGCCGTGATGCATTTACATTGACGTTGGGAATATCAGAGACTGATGATTTTTATGCTGACAAGTTGGATATAGCTGAGATAAATGATTTAGGGGAAACTGCTTATTTTGACATTAAGTACGGCCAACCTCTTCCAACGGCTATGCTTCCATATCTTCGGCTGGTAGCACTTGGTGGAACGGATGCTTTTCTTCTGGAGTCGATTTTCAGAAACTCCATTTGGGGGTTCCTTGAATTGCCTGTTAGCCGTGCAAATGAAGAGCTAATATGCCAAACTGTTTGCCGAGCATGTGAATCTGCATTATCTGGATATCATACGACCATTGAAGAG GATGAAAAGCTGAAGGAGGGAGGGACCCTTAGTCCAAGGCTTCAAACTGCAGTTGGTGTAAGATTAGGAGAGAAAAGGGTATTACAACAAATATATGATGTCTTCAAGGAAAGGGAGTTGGAATTAGATGCACTGGAATATTACCAAGAAAGGAGACTTAAAGATCTTGGTCTGGTCGGGGAGCAAGGTGATATAATCTTCTGGGAACCGAAGTAA
- the LOC140830614 gene encoding uncharacterized protein: MADENVVYLPRKLGRDAIFRCKLTIQSRYNEISEKIHFYLNNEERTHFFEHSPFGNLVRYYRDFKISSQILWYLMSNQILDSSSDDLWMVVRKRPVRFSLLEYCLITGLDCAIEPEDLPGRGVFATTHFPGKADIVLGDLEGKIMVQEHNETGLDMEKIKMASLYFCCAVFGEATRKKTTKIDPKYLSLVDDLDRFNRYPWGRVAYRDAVRCLKKDLLGRYNYLAEAQGRTEVEGSFLVGGFVLPLQIFAYECYPSVAQKLARRRDVDGLMLPRMFQWVTKTWATNRAPTGVEIAAAFGDCAIDDCLGFLTPTPEELVAPYYTTRAFC, from the exons ATGGCAGACGAAAATGTG GTCTATTTACCGAGAAAATTAGGCAGGGATGCCATTTTCCGATGTAAGTTGACAATTCAATCGAGATATAACGAGATTTCTGAGaagattcatttttatttgaacAACGAGGAGAGAACCCATTTTTTCGAGCATTCGCCTTTTGGTAATTTAGTTAGGTATTATagagattttaaaatttccaGCCAAATTCTATGGTACTTAATGAGTAACCAGATACTTGATAGCAGTAGTGATGATCTGTGGATGGTGGTGCGCAAAAGGCCTGTTAGATTTTCTTTGTTAGAGTATTGTTTAATAACGGGTCTCGATTGCGCTATAGAGCCCGAAGATTTACCAGGTAGAGGTGTATTTGCCACCACACACTTTCCCGGTAAGGCTGATATTGTTTTGGGTGATTTGGAGGGAAAGATTATGGTCCAAGAGCATAACGAGACTGGTCTAGACATGGAGAAGATAAAGATGGCTAGTCTATACTTTTGTTGTGCCGTATTCGGTGAGGCGACGAGGAAAAAGACGACGAAGATCGATCCTAAATACTTGAGCCTTGTAGATGATTTGGATAGGTTCAACCGTTATCCCTGGGGTAGAGTAGCCTATCGGGATGCGGTCCGATGTCTGAAGAAGGATCTTTTAGGACGATATAATTACCTCGCCGAGGCACAGGGCCGGACAGAAGTTGAGGGCAGCTTCCTTGTCGGTGGTTTTGTTCTCCCTCTGCag ATCTTCGCTTATGAGTGTTATCCGAGCGTGGCACAGAAGTTAGCAAGGAGAAGAGATGTGGACGGTTTGATGTTGCCCAGGATGTTTCAGTGGGTGACTAAGACGTGGGCGACAAACCGTGCCCCAACTGGTGTTGAAATCGCTGCAGCCTTCGGTGATTGTGCTATAGAT GATTGTCTGGGATTTTTGACTCCTACTCCTGAGGAGCTAGTCGCACCGTATTATACCACCAGGGCATTTTGTTGA